The Weissella confusa DNA window GAAAATCAATGGGTATCACAATGGGGCAAGAAGTATTATGTCGGTGCCGATGGGCGTTCAGTGCAAGGGAAGGCTTACAAAATCAATGGCGTGGCCTATGACTTTGGAACGGATAGCACTTTCTACCTTCGTGGCGGTGAATCAGGTTATCTAAACACGTCAGATGGTTGGCGCTGGCTTGAAAATGGCCAACTATACACCGGTTTCCGTAGCTATTATGGTGCTTATTACTACTTCATCAATGGTGTTCGCCAAGAAAATCGTTGGGTGAAGGAATGGGGCAACACGTACTACGTTGGTGCTGACGGTCGTTCAGTTCAAGGTGATGCCTACATCATTGATGGTGTAGCTTACAACTTCGGCACGAATGGTACGTTTAACCTTCGTGGTACAGCTAGCGGTTATTTGTACGATGGATCACAGTCTAACGGTGGGTACCGTTGGTACGAAGATGGTACCCTTTACACCGGTTTCCGTTACTATACTGGCACGTACTACTGGTTCGTTGACGGTGTTCGTCAAAATGCTGGTTGGCGTGAAGCATGGGGTAACAAGTACTACACGGATGCTAATGGACGTGCTGTCCAAGGATGGCAAACAATTAATGGACAAAGTTACTACTTTGGAAATGATGGCACTTATTTCTTGCGTAATGCTGACGGATCGAAGTTTACTGGTGATGTAAGTGATTATAACGGTAGCGCAAGCAGTGCCAAGAGTGGTTACTTGTATGACGGTTCTCAGTTCAACGGTGGTTACCGCTGGTATGAGAACGGTCAATTGTACACCGGCTTCCGCTTCTACATGGGCACGTACTACTGGTTCGTAGATGGTGTTCGACAAAATGAAGGTTGGCGTACTGCTTGGGGTTATAAGTACTGGACTGACAAGGATGGACGTGCAGTTCAAGGATGGCAAACAATTGATGGCCAACGTTATTTCTTTGGAAATGACGGCACATACTACCTACGTTAATAGATGAATTGATCGGCTCCGGCCGGTCTTTTTTGTTTTTTCGTAATAACATTGCAAAACCATCAACAAGACACCGTTAACTGAAAAGAATAATATGTATTTATATTTTATTTTTTAAATGAAGAAAAATGGAATTTTTCGCAACCGTTGATGCGCAGATGACTCGACGGTGTAGTTGTTAAATTTCAAAATTGGAGACTTTATAGTGAGAAAACAAGTAGTTCGTATACTTAAAAGCAGAGCGTTTATTATGCTACTTGTCGCTTTTTTGTTAGCAGTGGCGTTGACTTATGCATTGCAAGTGGCGGCAGTTTGGCAAGTGTGGGGTGCTCCGCACACTGTTTCTGACTACAAAGAAGCAAAAGAGATGGCGTGGTCAATGTTCTTTGAATCTAGGGTGCTGTGGTTTTCAGTGCTGTGGCTTATTGCGTTTTTTGCCATGTTAGTTGGGATTATCAATCGCTTTGTTGTATCGCTAGCAATCTTTTTAACCAGTGGTGTCGCTTTCGTTGTGGCTGAGTATGAAAAAATAAGTTTACGAAATGAAGGAATTGTTCCGGCTGATATTTCAGAGATTGGCTCAAGTGCAAAATTAGCCAAGATGATTGATCCTCAGATTTTAAAAGTGACACTGATTAGTTTGGGTGCCGTCATCATTGTGATGTTTGTGCTGCTAATTGTCGCCAGATTGATTAATAAAGGGCGCTTGTCGGCTATGCCCAAAGCTGTTCAAAGTTTTTTTCAATTTGTAGGTGGTCAGTTCTTTAAACGAGAACAAACACGAATTGCTGTGTCGCTTGTTTCGATGGCTGTTGTGGTCACGCCTTTCTTTATCCCAGCCGAATCGTATGAAGAATTTTATGGTGTTTTTGATCGTTCAAGACAATCATGGTCGTCATCGGCAGATGCGGCGTACAATGGTCCGATTATGACGTTCACGTCTAATTTAAAGGCAATTATTATGACGGAACCAGCCGATTATTCCAAAAAGACGATGATAGAATTGGCCGACAAGTACGAAAAAGAAGCGGCTGCGATTAACGAAAGTCGTGGTAATGCGAATTTTGATGGTCAAACCGTTATTTACGTTTTGTCGGAATCGTTGACGAACCCTAAAAATGTGCCGGGCCTTAAAATCAATCAAGATCCGCTAACGAATATTGAAGACATTTCAGCTGAATCGCCAGCGTCTGGGAAAATGTTATCATCAGGATATGGTGCTGGAACAGCGAATGTTGAGTACATGACGTTAACCGGTACGCCACTGTCTGCGTTTAGCCCGGCAGTGGATACACCTTACGTTCAATTGACCGGACACGTTAACGAAATGCCAAGCATTCTGTCTTACTTTGATAAGAGTGTGACAGTACACCCGTATAACGGTAGCTTGTATAACCGCCGGGGGGCATACCATCAGATGGGCATGCAAAAGTTTTTAACGACGGATAAGGAAACTGATGGGCAACTTAATCACCTAGGCACTTGGTTCCAAGGGGGTAATGTTAAGGACTCGGAGGCTTACCAAGATACGCTAGATTTGATTAGCAAGAGTAAGGATGAGAGTCAGTTTTTGCAATTGCTAACAATGCAGAATCACTTGCCATACTACGACGGGACGTATACCGGAGAGAATGCACCGATTAAGGTAACGAAGGCTTTGCCTGGAGAAAATACCAATGAGCAAGTCACAACGTACTTAAATGGTTTGTACAACACCGATCTTGCAACACGTTCGTTTATTAATGCGTTAAATGAATTGGACCGGCCTGTTACTGTAGTTTGGTATGGCGATCACTGGCCAGGCATTTTTACATTCGTGAGAGCTTCTGAGAAGAAAAATGAAATCAAGGCGCATAAGACACAATACTTTATCTGGCAGAACGATGCTGCGAAGGCAGCAAACGGATCGCAAACGGTTGATAAGTCGGTTGTGTCGCCAAATGAATTTAATTCGATGATGTTGCAAGTGAATAATATGAATGTCACGCCATTTTTTGCATTGCAAACGGAAGTAGCGAATAAGTTGCCAACGGCAATTACTTACCGACATGATGCGGAAGGTAATCCGCTGTTTGTGGTTGATGGTAAAGAAAAGCCGTTGAATAAGTTGACAACACATCAACAAAAGCTTTGGCATGACTTAGAACTGATAAATTATGACAGCTCAATTGGTGATAATTATCTAAGTAAAACGTCGTTCTTTAAAAACAATAAATAGACACCAAAGGACCCAGGAACCTAGTTTCTGGGTCCTTTGTTACATACGTGAAATTTATGACACAAAACTGCGAAATAACGTCTAACGGACTGTTATTTTAGGCCGGTACAATTTTATGTAATTAGGATTTAATTTGTAATTTAAAAATAGAGACCGAAAAACGGGAGAGATGAACGTGGTTAGTAAACGAGTAAAGTTATCATTAACAGCGATGGCGGCGACAGCGGGTTTGGTTGCTTTGAACAGTAACATGCTTGAAACTAAAGCTTCTGCCGATACACTTGAGTCAATTCAATCACAACAAAAGACAGGTTACTTGAACGACGGTACAGGCTGGTACTGGTTCCAAGGTGGTCAAAAGTATACGGGATTCCGTAACTACATGGGGGCATATTACTACTTTGTAAATGGTGTGCGTCAAGAAAACAGCTGGGAAACAGAATGGGGACTGACATATTACGTTGGTAACGATGGTCGCTCAGTACAGGGTCACTACTCAATTGGCGGTGTTGCATATAACTTCGGTGACAACGGCACGTTCTACATGCGTGGTCGCTCAAATGGCTATGTATTTGATCAAGCGGCCGGCCAATGGTTGTGGATGGAAAACGGTTCACGTTTCACAGGATTCCGCTTCTACATGGGTGCCTACTACTGGTTCCAAAATGGTGTGCGTCAAGATAACCAATGGGAATATGCTTGGGGTAACACATACTGGGTTGGTGGCGACGGCCGTGCTGCCCAAGGTTTGGTAAACATTGGTGGTAAGCAATACTACTTCGGTAATGACGGTACGTTTAACATGCGTAAGAACACGCAATTCTCATTGAATGGGGCAACGTATTCAGCTGATGGCAATGGTGTTGTAACGCGTACGGGTTCTGCTTCAGTGCAAGACCAAATGAATAACTTTGCCCAATCATGGTATGGTTGGGGTCACAATCAACAATACTACTTGAACTTGTTGATTAGTTATGAATCAGGTTGGAACCAATACGCTCAAAACGGTCAATACTTCGGCTTCTTCCAAACAACGGGTATTACAGATACGTCTGTTGAAGGACAAGCACGTGTTGGATTGGCTTACATTGCAAACCGTTACGGTAACCCCCAAAATGCATGGGGTCACATCCGCTCACATGGTTGGTACTAATCTGAACTGTCGATAATAGTAATATTCTGTAATTAAACTGGGAGTTATGCGATAACTGCCAGTTTTTTTGTTATCATTAGAAACAGATATTAGAGTGCAGAAATGAGTTTCACATGCAATTATTAAAAGTTTATTTACAAGAAACAGGAATGCGGTTGCCGACTGAGCTGGTGCCGCTTTTCTTCTTAACCTACATTGCCCATATTTTACGACAACATGCTTTTGGTATTCAGGTTTGGACGTATGCGCTGGTGATGCTAACAATTGGCATCTTTTCAACCGCTATTCGTCTTTATGCGCAGACTGAATTGAATAAGATGCCGCCTGATAAAAAAGGGAATTCGCATTTCTTTTGGGGTGTTTGGTCAATTCAGGTCTTAACTTTCGCAGTCCTAGCATTATTGACCTATGGATTCGTGCAACTGTTTGATTTGCCGTACGAAGGGGCAATCAGATTACAATTATTGTTCTATGTTGGGGCGATGTTAGATATTTCATGGTTGTTCAATGGGATTAATAAGACACGGATTGTTGTGCGTCGTGATGCGATTATCCAAATGGCTCGTTTTGTGCCGTTGATCATATTCGTTAAAAGTCCGGATGACTTGGCAGCGTTCATTTTATTGTTGGCGATTACGACGATTATTGGAAATGTGGTGATGTGGTTTAAGTTGCCACAGACCCTAGTGCGTGTCGATGTGGCGCGCATTCCAATTCGGCGGCATATGCGCTTGATGACAACGTTCTTCTTGGCGGCTATTTTGCCCCAATTGGCGTTGTACTTGAATAAAGTGTTGTTGTTTTGGCATGATGGCGTTGACGAGGTTGCATCTTATTATAGTGCTGAGTTGATGGTGAAAGTCGGGATTGCATTGGTACTTGGCATCGGAATTGCAATGATGGGCCGAGTGGTTGAACAACGACGTCAAGGAGATGCATCAGGCGTGCAGCAATCGTTCTATGATGCTGTGGAGAATAGTACGGCGTTGGCGATTATTATTGCGGTCGGTGTAGCAATTGTTGGGTCACAAACTGTGTATTGGTTCTTAGGAATTGACTACGAACAAGTGGGGGCAATTTTGCATGTGCTTGCGTTCGTAATTGTGGTCGCTTCATGGCGTTACAGTTTAGCGTTGCAACAATTGGCAGCTGAACGTGGTTTCCGCAATTTATCGATGCCAGTTCAAATTGCGACTGGTCTCAATGTGGTGTTGAGCTTAGCTTTGATTCCGTGGTTAGGTGTGATGGCCGCTGCGTGGATTGCGCTCGTGAGTGAAATTGTGGCGTTGGTGTTGCAATTGCTCTCATTGCGCCACGTTATTCATTTATGGCGTTTGGTAGCAGTCGTCTGGCGTTACATTGTAGCTGGCGTTGTAACAGCGGTTGTGTTGATTGCGATGGTGCGTGCTGGTGTACCTGCTTATCCAAAGTATTCAGCATTAGAAGCGGCGGTTGGATTAGTTGTATATGCATTGGTGGTTGTTTCGTTCGATACACCGGTTGCGAAGGCGACTAACCAAGTCTTGCTATTCTCTGGTAAAAGAATGTTTGAATCAACGATTGAGTTTATTCGCATTGTGCTAAGAATTAAAAAATAGAAATGTAAGCGTCGCAAGGGATTGCGACGCTTTTTAGCACTCTGAAATTTAGAGTGCTAAAAATGTTGACAAGGGTGTATGAGACGTGTATTATAATAATCGTTAGCACGAAGTACTTGAGAGTGCTAAGAGAGGTGAAGCGTATGTTAACAGAACGGCAGCGGTTAATTTTAGCCGCAATAATTCAAGATTACGCAAAAACCGGTAAAGCTGTTGGATCAAAAACGTTGCTTGAAGAATTAGGGTTGGCAGTCAGTTCAGCCACGGTTCGTAATGAGATGGCCTCATTGGAAGAGCAAGGTTTGTTGCAAAAGGAACATACATCGTCGGGGCGGGTACCTTCACAACGTGGTTATCGTTACTATGTAGATAAGATTATGCGTAGTGAACATATGACCCAGGTTGCTCAACAATCCCTTGAACGTGTTTTCAATCGTAATTTTCAGCAAATTGACGATTTGATGCAGACGATGGTGACTGAATTAGCAAATATAACAGGTTACACGGTGGTTGCATTGAAGCCGGAATCAGTTGACACGCGATTGTCTGGGTTCCGGCTGGTACCGGTCGACGGTCAACAAGTGATGGCGATAATCGTCACAAATGACGGTCAGGTTACGAGTCAGAGTTTTAGACTACCCGAGGGAATGGATGTACGTGGTCTGGATGACATGGTGCGCTACATTAATCAAACGTTGGTTAACCAACCGATTGTGGATGTGTTGCGAACATTGTCAGGAGATTTACCATTAAAGATGGAGCGAACAATTCGTACACCAGTTGCATTCTTGCAATTGTTCGGTGATGTTTTGGCCCGCTCGATTCGCGATAAAGTGTTTGTTGGTGGTCGACTAAATGTGTTGGATTACACGGATGACACGGAGCTGCAAGAAATCAAGCAATTATTGCAATTGCTTGATGCACCAAGTGCAATGCGCCAGGTAATGGGGAACGCAAACGATGGGGTGTTAATTCAAATTGGGGATGAAAACGGGAACAGCTTGTTGTCACCATACAGTTTGATTTCAGCCACATACCGCGTGCCACAGCATGGTGTCGGTGCGCTGGCAGTGCTTGGACCGACGGCAATGCGTTACGCGGATGTTGTTAATTTGGTAGATGCCTACCGCAGTACATTATCAACACAGTTATTAGAATATTATCGTTAGAAAAGAGGTGTTAGCATGGCAGAGGATAAGCAAACTCCTGAAGAAGAAGTTGTAGAAGAAACGGTTGAGACACCGGATGTTGACACCGACGCAACGGCGGATGTAGATCCAATCGTTGCGCTAGAAACGAAGATTGCAGAAGCGGAAGAAAAAATCGCTGAAGCAGAAGACAAGTACTTGCGTGCTCACGCAGAAATGCAAAACATGCAAACACGTTATGCAAAGGAACAAGCGACGGCAGTGAAGTATGCTAGTCAAAACTTGGCAAAGTCAGTTTTGCCAGCGCTTGATAATTTGGAACGTGCTTTGCAAGTTGAAGCAGATGATGCAGCGGCACAACAAATCAAGACGGGAGTCGAGATGGTGTACAAGACGCTTGTATCTGCTTTGGAAGATAACGACATCAAGGCTGTTGGAGCCGAAGGTGAACCGTTTGACCCTAACTTCCACCAAGCAATTCAATCTGTACCGGCGGATGATGATCACCCGGCAGATACAATTGCTCAGGTTCTTCAAAAGGGTTATGTGTTGGCGGACCGTGTGATTCGTCCAGCAATGGTAGCTGTTTATAACTAAACAACTATTCATTTATTTATTAAAACAAAAAACTGATCAATAAGAGGTAAAGTAATTATGTCAAAGATCATTGGAATTGATTTGGGAACTACAAACTCAGCTGTTGCCGTTTTGGAAGGTGGACAACCAAAGGTTATCACTAACCCTAACGGTGGTCGCACGACACCATCAGCTGTTTCATTTAAGAACGGTGAAGTGCAAGTTGGTGACACGGCAAAGCGCCAAGCCATCACAAACCCAGACACGATTTTGTCAATCAAGTCACACATGGGTGATGCCAACTACAAGGTAACTGTAGACGGTAAGGACTACACACCACAAGAAATCTCAGCAATGATCTTGCAATATATCAAGAAGTACGCTGAAGACTACCTAGGTGAGACGGTTGATAAGGCCGTTATCACGGTTCCTGCATACTTTAACGATGCCCAACGTCAAGCTACGAAGGACGCCGGAAAGATTGCTGGATTGGAAGTTGAGCGTATCATCAACGAGCCAACGGCTGCTGCTTTGGCATACGGTTTGGACAAGTTGGAGAGCGATGAAAAGGTTCTTGTTTACGACTTGGGTGGTGGAACGTTTGACGTTTCTATCCTTGAGTTGGGTGACGGTGTCTTCGAAGTTTTGTCAACGAATGGTGACACGCACCTTGGTGGTGACGACTTCGACGAAAAGGTTATCGACTGGTTGGCCGAGAACTTTAAGAACGAGCACGGTGTTGATTTGAAGGCTGACAAGTTGGCCTTGCAACGTTTGAAGGATGCTGCAGAGACGGCAAAGAAGACGTTGTCATCAGCTAACGAAGCACAAATCGACTTGCCGTTTATCACGGCAACGAACGAAGGTCCTTTGCACATTCAAACGACTTTGACGCGTGCCCAATTCAACCAATTGACGGCTGACTTGGTAAAGCGTGCTGAAGAGCCAGTTCGCAACGCTTTGAAGGATGCTGGTTTGACGATGAACGATATCGACAAGGTTATCTTGAACGGTGGTTCAACACGTATCCCTGCTGTGCAAGAGTCTGTTAAGGCCTTGACTGGTAAGGAGCCAGATCACTCAATCAACCCTGATGAAGCCGTTGCTTTGGGTGCTGCTGTACAAGGTGGTGTTATCACTGGTGATGTTAAGGACGTTGTTTTGCTTGACGTTACACCTTTGTCATTGGGTATCGAAACGATGGGTGGTGTGTTCACGAAGTTGATCGACCGCAACACGACGATTCCTACGTCAAAGTCACAAGTGTTCTCAACGGCCGCTGATAACCAACCAGCTGTTGATATCCACGTTTTGCAAGGTGAGCGTTCAATGGCTGCCGACAACAAGACGTTGGGTCGCTTCCAATTGACTGACATTCCTGCTGCACCACGTGGTGTTCCACAAATCGAAGTTAAGTTTGACATTGACCGTAACGGTATCGTTTCTGTATCTGCTAAGGATTTGGGAACGAACAAGGAGCAAAAGATTACAATCCAAAGCTCAGGTTCATTGTCAGAAGAAGAAATTGAGCGTATGATGAACGACGCCAAGGCTAACGAAGAGGCCGACAAGAAGCGTAAGGAAGAAGTTGACTTGCGTAACGATGTTGACCAATTGATCTTCCAATCAGAAAAGACTTTGGAAGAAGTTGGCGACAAGTTGCCTGATACTGACAAGAAGCCAGTTGAAGACGCAGTTGCTGAGTTGAAGGCTGCTAAGGAAGCTGACAACTTGGATGACATGAAGACAAAGAAGGAAGCTTTGGAGAAGGTTGCCCAAGAATTGGCAGTTAAGTTGTATCAACAAGCTGCTCCTGAGCAAGGTGCACAAGCTGCTGACGGTGCTGCATCAAACGATGACAACACGGTTGACGGTGACTTCGAAGACGTTTCTGACGACAAGAAGTAATTTAGTAACTAAAAACACACTCTTAACTACCCCTATGGTTACTGAGTGACACGAAGCGAGGCCGCAATGCCTCGCTTTGTGATACATATTGAGAAAATTGGGAGGATTGGCCTCATGAACAACACAGAGTTCTACGAGCGTTTGGGCGTTGATAAGAGCGCTTCACAAGATGAGATTAAGAAGGCTTACCGTAAGCTATCAAAGAAGTATCACCCAGACATCAACCACGAGGAAGGTGCCGAGGCGAAGTACAAGGAAATTCAAGAAGCCTATGAGACGCTAGGTGACGAGCAAAAGCGTGCCATGTACGACCAATACGGTGCAACTGATGGTCAAGCTGGTGGCTTTGGCGGTCAAGGTGGTTTCGGTGGCTTTGGTGGTGGCCAATACGGCGACTTCTCAGATCTTGGGGACATCTTTAGCCAAATGTTTGGCGGTGGCTTCCAAGATCCTAACCGTCCTCGCAAGGGTCAAGATTTGCAATATCGCATGAACTTGACGTTTGAGGAAGCTGTTTTTGGTAAGGAAACAACGATTTCATACACGCGTTCAACGGAGAACGGTGGCCAAGAAAGCAAGGAGTTGAAGGTGACGGTGCCAGCCGGTGTCGAGAACGGTCAACAAATGCGCTTGTCTGGTCAAGGTGAGGCCGGCTACAACGGTGGTCCTTACGGAGATTTGTTCGTGGTCTTCCGTGTTGCACCTTCAAAGGATGGTTTTGAGCGCGATGGTGGCACGATTTACTCACGTGTTGCGATTGATTATGCCACAGCTGTTCTTGGTGGTGAAATTGAGGTTAAGACAGTTAATGGTTTGAAGAAGTTGAAGATTCCAGCAGGAACGCCAACTGAAGCGAACTTCCGTCTACGTGGTCAAGGAGCGCCATTTATGCGTGGTGGTCAAGGTGATCACATTGTGACAATTTACGTTGATGTGCCTAAGAAGTTGAACAAGGACCAAAAGAAGGCCCTTGAAGCCTTCCAAGCTGCGATGAATGGCGAGCACAAGAAGGGCTTCTTCGGATAAAGTAGACTGGGAATGTCGGAGGTTTTAGACCTTCGACGTGACCAAGTCGCCCTTATCAGGTGCGTTTTTGGTCTGCCCCTGACTTCAGTCAGGGGGTTTAGACCAACAGCTGCTGTGATAATACTCCAGAATTTTAAGGGAAGATGGCAACCGTTTAAGGTTCGTCATCTTTTTTTATGGCAAAATAGGCTAATAGGAAAAGGTGATAAACATGTTGCTAGCAGATTTTAAATTGTCGACGGCTGGTATGCCGATTGACCGGTTGTTGGCAGCTAGGGTTGATGGTGACATCGTGCCATTGCGATTGGTCGGGATTGATGGTGATCAATTGATATTGGGTACCGATGTTGACCGGCAAGTGACGTTGTCGGATGTCATTGCCTTAGAAGATAATAATTTAAACCTGGTTGTGCGCGATGAGGCACAACAGTTGCACCCTGTTTTTGGCTACCGCGTGGTGGCGGAGCAATTGGTGCTGGGTTAATTGGAGAGAGACATGCAGAAACGTTTAGGATGGCTGATTTTTAGCTTATTATTGGTCGTGGTTGGTAGTGTGATGGTGTTTTTTTATTTCACCGGGCATATGCAAACGCGTGTAAATACGATTGCTGAAGAGAAGTTCACAAAACAATTTAAGTCGCCGACTGGTGATGATGATAGCATGAGTGGCGCTGGTAACCAGCCAACGGCTACTGATCAAGCGTCATCTAACTTCGTGGGGACTGCGCAATTGACCGAGGTGGGGCAATATCGATTAACTGCTGATGGTATTGAGCAGAAGCTGGTGAAGATGAAGACGCTGAACAAGTACATGACCGATGGTGATTTCACGTATCATATTACTGGCGTTGCGTTGGTTCGTGAGCGTGCCCGTGACAACCATGCCTTGCAAATCGCCCGTCGTTTGTACAACGACCATGGATTATCCTCTGAGTACTATACGTTGACGCTTTCGTATACCGTTGCAAACGATTCTGCGAATACCGTTGTGACACGTGGCGTAACCGCTGCGACGTATAAAAACAAAGTTGCCATGTCAATGCTGACAGGACTGGTGAATAGTGGTTTGGCGACGACCTCTGGTGTTATTTCCGGTGGGTCATCAACAGCCATGATGACTGCTTTGGTACCAAAGGAATACGGCAAAAAAGTGAATCGCGTGGATTTGCAATTCTCAGCGTTGTTTGATTCGAATGGCTTACAGGTCACGAAACCAACGCGTGCGATGACCGTGACGTTCTAGTCGGAAACCGTTGGGTGATTGACTATAAAAGCCTTGCTAAAAATGGTAAACTAATAGTTAGCTGTAAACCGTCAGTTTGACGGTTTTTTATTTGGTAAAGATGAAAGATAAGGAGTTCCGAAGCCATGCAAATCGAGTTTTTAGGAACTGGTGCCGGCGTTCCAGCGCGTTTTCGTAATGTGACGAGTATCGCGCTACGCCTGCTTGAAGAAATTAATTCCGTTTGGTTGTTTGATGCCGGTGAAGGTACGCAAATGCAAATGTTGAGTTCAACGATTCGACCACGAAAGGTTGATAAGATTTTTGTGACCCACTTACACGGTGATCACATTTACGGACTGCCAGGATTGTTGTCATCACGCTCATTCCAAGGCGGTGAAGATGAATTGGTTATCTATGGGCCTCATGGTATCAAGCAATTCGTTGAAACGAGTTTGCGCGTTGCTCAAACCCACCTAACATATCCACTGAAGTTTGTGGAGTTGCCTAATGAAGGTGGCGAAGTGTTGCGCACGGATAAGTTTACGGTGACGGCTTTGCCTTTGGATCACAAGATTTTGTCATTTGGCTACCGCGTGGTGGAGCATGATCACGCCGGCGAGTTGTTGGTTGACCGTTTGCGCGAGATGAACGTGCCCGCAGGACCGCTTTATGGTGAGTTGAAGCGTGGTAAGGACGTCACGTTGCCTGATGGACGCACAATTAAGAGCGCTGATGTTATTGGACCAGCCAAAAAGGGCCGTACCGTGACGATTTTGGGTGATACGCGTAAAACACCTAATTCAGTTGTTTTGGGACGTGATGCCGATGTTTTGGTGCACGAATCAACTTACGGTAAGGGTGAAGGGAAGCAAGCCCGTAATCACTACCACTCAACGAGCATGCAGGCAGCTGATGTGGCGAAGGAAGCTGGTGCTGGGCGTTTGCTATTGACGCACATTTCAGCGCGCTATGCGGGTAAGTCAGCAAATGAGTTGGCCTATCAAGCGCGTACGACGTTTGAAAACACGCGAGTTGTGAATGACTTTGATGTCTTTGAAATTCCATTCGGGAAGCAAAGCAACAGCAAGCCAATTAAATTAACACCAGTAGATGATGAAGAACTAGAAGGATAGGAGGACCAAACGATGATTTCACCACGCTATCAATGGGATTTTCCAGCTGTAGCCAATGAAGGGGCTGCCAAAGAAATCGCTGAGACATTCGGTGTTTCAGATTTGGTCGCTAAAATCTTAGTTAATCGAGGGTATGACACTGTTGAAAGTGCCAATGCCTTTTTGCGTCCGGGGATGGATGCGTTGTATGATCCGTTTTTGTTGCATGACATGGATGTGGCGATTGACCGCATTATGACAGCTATCGACAACGGTGAAAAGATTGTGGTCTACGGTGACTATGACGTCGATGGAATTACCAGTACGGCGATTATGACGTGGGCGCTTGAATTGATGGGCGCTGATGTGAGTTACTATGTGCCGAACCGCTTTAATGATGGCTATGGCCCTAACATGGCGCAATATCAACGTTTGGCTAGCGAAGGCATGCAGTTGTTGATTACGGTCGATAACGGTGTTTCTGGTCGTGAAGAAGTGAATTGGTTGATGGCCAATGGCGTTGATGTTATTGTGACCGACCACCACGAGTTACCAGAACAATTACCTGATGCGGTTGCAGTTGTGCACCCACGTCACCCGGAAGGTGATTACCCATTCGGCGGACTTTCTGGTGCCGGTGTCGCCTTTAAGGTGGCATCAGCGTTGCTAGAAGAACCAGCCGATGAGGTGATGGATTTAGCGGCCTTAGGTGCAGTGGCTGACGTCATGGAGTTGGTCGATGAAAATCGTGCGATTGTGG harbors:
- a CDS encoding LTA synthase family protein codes for the protein MLLVAFLLAVALTYALQVAAVWQVWGAPHTVSDYKEAKEMAWSMFFESRVLWFSVLWLIAFFAMLVGIINRFVVSLAIFLTSGVAFVVAEYEKISLRNEGIVPADISEIGSSAKLAKMIDPQILKVTLISLGAVIIVMFVLLIVARLINKGRLSAMPKAVQSFFQFVGGQFFKREQTRIAVSLVSMAVVVTPFFIPAESYEEFYGVFDRSRQSWSSSADAAYNGPIMTFTSNLKAIIMTEPADYSKKTMIELADKYEKEAAAINESRGNANFDGQTVIYVLSESLTNPKNVPGLKINQDPLTNIEDISAESPASGKMLSSGYGAGTANVEYMTLTGTPLSAFSPAVDTPYVQLTGHVNEMPSILSYFDKSVTVHPYNGSLYNRRGAYHQMGMQKFLTTDKETDGQLNHLGTWFQGGNVKDSEAYQDTLDLISKSKDESQFLQLLTMQNHLPYYDGTYTGENAPIKVTKALPGENTNEQVTTYLNGLYNTDLATRSFINALNELDRPVTVVWYGDHWPGIFTFVRASEKKNEIKAHKTQYFIWQNDAAKAANGSQTVDKSVVSPNEFNSMMLQVNNMNVTPFFALQTEVANKLPTAITYRHDAEGNPLFVVDGKEKPLNKLTTHQQKLWHDLELINYDSSIGDNYLSKTSFFKNNK
- a CDS encoding 1,4-beta-N-acetylmuramidase, with amino-acid sequence MVSKRVKLSLTAMAATAGLVALNSNMLETKASADTLESIQSQQKTGYLNDGTGWYWFQGGQKYTGFRNYMGAYYYFVNGVRQENSWETEWGLTYYVGNDGRSVQGHYSIGGVAYNFGDNGTFYMRGRSNGYVFDQAAGQWLWMENGSRFTGFRFYMGAYYWFQNGVRQDNQWEYAWGNTYWVGGDGRAAQGLVNIGGKQYYFGNDGTFNMRKNTQFSLNGATYSADGNGVVTRTGSASVQDQMNNFAQSWYGWGHNQQYYLNLLISYESGWNQYAQNGQYFGFFQTTGITDTSVEGQARVGLAYIANRYGNPQNAWGHIRSHGWY
- a CDS encoding polysaccharide biosynthesis C-terminal domain-containing protein, translated to MQLLKVYLQETGMRLPTELVPLFFLTYIAHILRQHAFGIQVWTYALVMLTIGIFSTAIRLYAQTELNKMPPDKKGNSHFFWGVWSIQVLTFAVLALLTYGFVQLFDLPYEGAIRLQLLFYVGAMLDISWLFNGINKTRIVVRRDAIIQMARFVPLIIFVKSPDDLAAFILLLAITTIIGNVVMWFKLPQTLVRVDVARIPIRRHMRLMTTFFLAAILPQLALYLNKVLLFWHDGVDEVASYYSAELMVKVGIALVLGIGIAMMGRVVEQRRQGDASGVQQSFYDAVENSTALAIIIAVGVAIVGSQTVYWFLGIDYEQVGAILHVLAFVIVVASWRYSLALQQLAAERGFRNLSMPVQIATGLNVVLSLALIPWLGVMAAAWIALVSEIVALVLQLLSLRHVIHLWRLVAVVWRYIVAGVVTAVVLIAMVRAGVPAYPKYSALEAAVGLVVYALVVVSFDTPVAKATNQVLLFSGKRMFESTIEFIRIVLRIKK
- the hrcA gene encoding heat-inducible transcriptional repressor HrcA gives rise to the protein MLTERQRLILAAIIQDYAKTGKAVGSKTLLEELGLAVSSATVRNEMASLEEQGLLQKEHTSSGRVPSQRGYRYYVDKIMRSEHMTQVAQQSLERVFNRNFQQIDDLMQTMVTELANITGYTVVALKPESVDTRLSGFRLVPVDGQQVMAIIVTNDGQVTSQSFRLPEGMDVRGLDDMVRYINQTLVNQPIVDVLRTLSGDLPLKMERTIRTPVAFLQLFGDVLARSIRDKVFVGGRLNVLDYTDDTELQEIKQLLQLLDAPSAMRQVMGNANDGVLIQIGDENGNSLLSPYSLISATYRVPQHGVGALAVLGPTAMRYADVVNLVDAYRSTLSTQLLEYYR
- the grpE gene encoding nucleotide exchange factor GrpE → MAEDKQTPEEEVVEETVETPDVDTDATADVDPIVALETKIAEAEEKIAEAEDKYLRAHAEMQNMQTRYAKEQATAVKYASQNLAKSVLPALDNLERALQVEADDAAAQQIKTGVEMVYKTLVSALEDNDIKAVGAEGEPFDPNFHQAIQSVPADDDHPADTIAQVLQKGYVLADRVIRPAMVAVYN